The Streptomyces sp. NBC_00162 genome window below encodes:
- a CDS encoding NeuD/PglB/VioB family sugar acetyltransferase: protein MNGPQGTEDLLIVGAGGIARETAQAVRDVAAADMARGRAPRWRLIGHLDDDPALHGRDVDGVPVLGGCERVHELWDARVVVCVGSPRDYAVRARLVRRLGLPVNRYATVVHPTAVVSGSSVLGAGSVLLAQCVLTAAVRVGSHVAVMPQVVLTHDDAVGDFATLASGVRLGGGVRLGRGAYVGAGSLVREYTTVGAWSLTGMGSTVLGDVPPGEVWAGSPARRLRTADGPALEELRTDGEMTGRRPETRMGSPVR from the coding sequence ATGAACGGGCCGCAGGGCACCGAGGACCTGCTGATCGTCGGTGCGGGCGGGATTGCGCGGGAGACGGCCCAGGCGGTACGGGACGTGGCCGCCGCGGACATGGCGCGGGGCCGCGCTCCGAGGTGGCGGCTCATCGGGCACCTGGACGACGATCCGGCCCTGCACGGCCGGGACGTGGACGGGGTGCCGGTGCTGGGCGGCTGCGAGCGGGTGCACGAGCTGTGGGACGCCCGGGTGGTGGTCTGCGTGGGCAGCCCGCGCGACTACGCCGTACGCGCCCGCCTGGTGCGGCGCCTCGGGCTGCCCGTGAACCGCTACGCGACGGTGGTCCACCCCACGGCGGTGGTGTCGGGGTCCTCGGTTCTCGGCGCGGGCTCGGTGCTGCTCGCGCAGTGCGTGCTGACCGCCGCCGTCCGGGTCGGGTCCCACGTGGCGGTGATGCCGCAGGTGGTCCTCACCCATGACGACGCGGTCGGCGACTTCGCCACGCTCGCCTCGGGTGTCCGCCTCGGCGGCGGGGTGCGGCTGGGGCGGGGCGCCTACGTGGGTGCGGGCTCGCTGGTCCGCGAGTACACCACGGTCGGCGCCTGGTCGCTGACCGGTATGGGAAGCACGGTCCTCGGTGATGTGCCGCCCGGCGAGGTCTGGGCCGGGAGCCCGGCCCGGCGGCTGCGCACGGCGGACGGTCCGGCGCTCGAAGAGCTGCGGACCGATGGGGAGATGACCGGCCGGCGGCCGGAGACACGGATGGGGAGCCCAGTCAGATGA
- a CDS encoding DegT/DnrJ/EryC1/StrS family aminotransferase, translated as MSTPDAVPAARIPVMVPWLGEEEARAASDAVLSGWVAQGPRVAEFERAFAERVGAGHGIAVSSCTTALHLALVALELGPGDEVVVPSLSFIATANAVRYVGARPVFADVEEATGNLTPATVDAARTPRTKAVLAVHQGGVPADVHALRAACADWDLALVEDAACGIGATVGGKSVGHGALLAAWSFHPRKVITTGEGGMLTTDDARWAERLRRLREHGMNVSAAQRHASSKPIVESYLEVGYNYRMTDIQAAVGLVQLGKLDAIVARRRELAARYAELLRTVPGVRPVRDPGHGEGNFQSYWVLLAEQFPVGRDELLAVLSEAGISARRGIMASHLEPAYAGHGAAPLPVTERISRDSLILPLFHTMTREQQDRVVAVLREQAGG; from the coding sequence ATGAGCACCCCGGACGCGGTACCGGCGGCCCGGATCCCGGTCATGGTGCCGTGGCTGGGCGAGGAGGAGGCGCGGGCGGCCTCCGACGCGGTGCTCTCCGGCTGGGTCGCCCAGGGTCCCCGGGTCGCCGAGTTCGAGCGGGCCTTCGCGGAGCGGGTGGGCGCCGGGCACGGCATCGCGGTGAGTTCCTGCACCACCGCCCTGCACCTGGCCCTCGTCGCGCTGGAGCTGGGCCCGGGAGACGAGGTGGTCGTCCCCTCGCTGTCGTTCATCGCCACGGCCAACGCCGTGCGCTACGTGGGCGCGCGGCCGGTGTTCGCGGACGTCGAGGAGGCCACCGGCAACCTGACCCCGGCCACCGTGGACGCGGCCCGCACCCCCCGTACGAAGGCGGTGCTCGCGGTCCACCAGGGCGGCGTGCCCGCGGACGTGCACGCGCTGCGCGCGGCGTGCGCCGACTGGGACCTCGCGCTGGTGGAGGACGCCGCCTGCGGAATCGGCGCGACGGTGGGCGGCAAGTCCGTCGGCCACGGAGCGCTGCTCGCCGCCTGGTCCTTCCACCCGCGCAAGGTGATCACCACCGGCGAGGGCGGGATGCTGACCACGGACGACGCGCGGTGGGCGGAGCGGCTGCGGCGGCTGCGCGAGCACGGGATGAACGTGTCCGCCGCGCAGCGGCACGCGAGCAGCAAGCCGATCGTCGAGAGCTATCTGGAGGTCGGCTACAACTACCGGATGACCGACATCCAGGCCGCGGTGGGCCTGGTGCAGCTGGGCAAGCTGGACGCGATCGTGGCCCGGCGGCGTGAGCTGGCGGCCCGGTACGCGGAGCTGCTGCGCACCGTCCCCGGTGTGCGCCCGGTCCGGGACCCCGGTCACGGCGAGGGCAACTTCCAGTCGTACTGGGTGCTGCTGGCCGAGCAGTTCCCCGTCGGCCGGGACGAGCTGCTCGCCGTGCTCTCCGAGGCGGGGATCTCGGCCCGGCGCGGGATCATGGCCTCGCACCTGGAACCGGCCTACGCGGGGCACGGCGCGGCGCCGCTGCCGGTGACCGAGCGGATCAGCCGTGACTCGCTGATCCTGCCGCTGTTCCACACCATGACGCGGGAGCAGCAGGACCGGGTGGTGGCGGTGCTGCGCGAACAGGCGGGCGGATGA
- a CDS encoding NAD-dependent epimerase/dehydratase family protein: MSSVQGKRILVTGGAGTIGSHLVDLLVDNGAREVVVLDNFVRGRSANLARALPSGVVEVVEGDIRDAVAVRKATEGADLVFHLAAIRITQCAEEPRLANEVMVDGTFNVLEAAAAAGVGKVIASSSASVYGLAETFPTTERHHPYNNDTFYGAAKAFNEGMLRSFHAMYGLDYVALRYFNVYGPRMDIHGLYTEVLIRWMERIASGEPPLILGDGTQTMDFVDVRDIARANLLAAESDLTDEVFNVASGTETSLLELALGLLEAMGAEGLVPEHGPARAVNGVTRRLADTSQAAERLGFTAEIDLRTGLRDLVQWWRAERAADAAAMEAGR, translated from the coding sequence TTGAGCAGCGTACAAGGCAAGAGGATTCTGGTCACCGGCGGGGCGGGCACCATCGGCTCGCATCTGGTGGACCTGCTGGTGGACAACGGGGCACGCGAGGTCGTGGTGCTCGACAACTTCGTGCGGGGACGGAGCGCGAACCTGGCCCGCGCCCTGCCGAGCGGCGTGGTGGAGGTCGTCGAGGGCGACATCCGGGACGCGGTCGCGGTGCGCAAGGCGACGGAGGGCGCCGACCTGGTGTTCCACCTGGCCGCCATCCGGATCACCCAGTGCGCGGAGGAACCGCGGCTGGCGAACGAGGTGATGGTGGACGGCACGTTCAACGTGCTGGAGGCGGCCGCCGCGGCCGGGGTGGGCAAGGTGATCGCCTCTTCCTCGGCCTCGGTCTACGGGCTGGCCGAGACCTTCCCGACCACCGAGCGCCACCACCCGTACAACAACGACACCTTCTACGGGGCGGCGAAGGCCTTCAACGAGGGCATGCTGCGCAGCTTCCACGCCATGTACGGGCTGGACTACGTCGCGCTGCGCTACTTCAACGTGTACGGGCCCCGGATGGACATCCACGGGCTGTACACCGAGGTGCTGATCCGCTGGATGGAGCGGATCGCCTCGGGCGAACCGCCGCTGATCCTCGGTGACGGCACCCAGACCATGGACTTCGTGGACGTCAGGGACATCGCGCGCGCCAATCTGCTGGCGGCGGAGTCGGACCTGACCGACGAGGTGTTCAACGTCGCGAGCGGGACCGAGACCAGTCTGCTCGAGCTCGCGCTGGGCCTGCTGGAGGCGATGGGCGCCGAGGGACTGGTACCCGAGCACGGCCCGGCCCGCGCCGTGAACGGGGTGACCCGGCGCCTCGCGGACACCTCGCAGGCCGCGGAGCGGCTCGGCTTCACCGCCGAGATCGACCTGCGCACCGGCCTTCGGGACCTGGTGCAGTGGTGGCGGGCCGAGCGCGCCGCCGACGCGGCGGCCATGGAGGCGGGCCGATGA
- a CDS encoding glycosyltransferase produces the protein MSTVSVVIPCYKYGHFLADCVKSVLDEQEGVDVRVLIIDDASPDDSADVARALAAADPRIEVRVHEQNRGHIATYNEGLLEWADGDYVALLSADDRLVPGALVRAAALLDAHPEAGFAYGRPLRFLHGGPLPAARTRSTGSVVYPGRWWLERRFREGTGCITSPEVVVRTSLQRKVGGYDPELPHAGDIEMWMRLAAHADVGYVRGADQAFYRVHGNNMSTTDFGGQLDDLRQRLVAFDSVLDKCAGLLPDADRLALAARTRLARYALRRAYRAYDRGRTAVVPVEELVEFAAECLPGGYEALAEYRALRRRRRIGARAMPCLQPLVLSAVADRGREWLWWRSWKRRGI, from the coding sequence GTGAGCACCGTCAGCGTGGTGATCCCCTGCTACAAGTACGGCCACTTCCTGGCCGACTGCGTCAAGAGCGTCCTGGACGAACAGGAGGGCGTCGACGTCCGGGTGCTGATCATCGACGACGCCTCGCCCGACGACTCCGCGGACGTGGCGCGCGCCCTGGCGGCGGCCGACCCGCGGATCGAGGTCCGGGTCCACGAGCAGAACAGGGGCCACATCGCCACCTACAACGAGGGGCTGCTGGAGTGGGCCGACGGGGACTACGTCGCCCTGCTCTCGGCGGACGACCGGCTGGTCCCCGGCGCCCTGGTACGGGCCGCCGCCCTGCTCGACGCACATCCGGAGGCCGGTTTCGCCTACGGCCGGCCGCTGCGGTTCCTGCACGGCGGCCCGCTGCCCGCGGCCCGCACCCGGAGCACGGGGTCGGTCGTCTACCCCGGACGGTGGTGGCTGGAGCGGCGCTTCCGGGAGGGCACCGGGTGCATCACCTCACCGGAGGTGGTCGTCCGCACCAGCCTCCAGCGCAAGGTCGGGGGCTACGATCCGGAGCTCCCGCACGCGGGGGACATCGAGATGTGGATGCGGCTCGCGGCGCACGCCGACGTGGGTTACGTCCGGGGGGCCGACCAGGCTTTCTACCGGGTCCACGGCAACAACATGTCCACCACCGACTTCGGTGGACAGCTCGACGACCTGCGCCAGCGCCTGGTCGCCTTCGACTCGGTGCTCGACAAGTGCGCCGGCCTGCTGCCCGATGCCGACCGGCTGGCGCTGGCGGCGCGCACCCGGCTCGCGCGGTACGCGCTGCGGCGCGCCTACCGCGCGTACGACCGGGGGCGCACGGCGGTGGTACCGGTCGAGGAGCTGGTGGAGTTCGCCGCCGAGTGCCTGCCCGGCGGGTACGAAGCGCTCGCCGAGTACCGGGCGCTGCGCAGGCGGCGGCGCATCGGCGCGCGCGCCATGCCCTGTCTTCAGCCGCTGGTGCTGTCGGCGGTCGCCGACCGGGGGCGCGAGTGGCTGTGGTGGCGGTCGTGGAAGCGCCGAGGGATCTGA
- a CDS encoding Gfo/Idh/MocA family protein gives MKDTAKDAGAVGPGPTAPLGVAVVGAGYWGPNLVRNFQSSPEFRLRWLCDLDVDRARQVLGGYSTVQATADYAAVLADPAVEAVAVATPAGTHLDVALAALRAGKHVLVEKPLAATYEDGLRLVTEAEERGLTLMCDHTYCYTPAVARIREMVRSGELGDIQFVDSVRINLGLVQKDIDVLWDLAPHDLSVLDFILPDHVQPVAVAAHGADPIGTGQSCVAYLTLQLSTGAIAHVHVNWLSPTKVRTTMVGGSKRTLVWDDLNPSQRVAVFDRGVDLTAPQEIGADERRDMLVSYRTGDMVAPALGEKEALRSMVEEFAAAIRTGRPALTDGRAGLKVLDILEAASRSLEFRGAVVGLRTGR, from the coding sequence GTGAAGGACACTGCGAAGGACGCCGGCGCCGTCGGCCCGGGGCCGACGGCGCCATTAGGTGTCGCCGTGGTCGGCGCGGGCTACTGGGGCCCCAATCTCGTCCGCAACTTCCAGTCCAGTCCGGAGTTCCGGCTCCGCTGGCTCTGCGACCTGGACGTGGACCGGGCCCGGCAGGTGCTGGGCGGGTACTCCACGGTCCAGGCGACCGCGGACTACGCGGCGGTGCTCGCCGACCCGGCCGTCGAGGCGGTCGCCGTGGCCACTCCGGCCGGCACGCATCTGGACGTGGCCCTGGCCGCGCTGCGCGCCGGAAAGCACGTCCTCGTGGAGAAGCCCCTGGCCGCCACGTACGAGGACGGGCTGCGGCTGGTGACCGAGGCCGAGGAGCGCGGTCTCACGCTGATGTGCGACCACACGTACTGCTACACCCCGGCGGTGGCCCGCATCCGGGAGATGGTCCGCTCCGGCGAACTCGGCGACATCCAGTTCGTCGACTCGGTCCGGATCAACCTGGGGCTCGTCCAGAAGGACATCGACGTCCTGTGGGACCTGGCGCCGCACGACCTGTCGGTCCTCGACTTCATCCTCCCGGACCACGTCCAGCCGGTCGCCGTCGCCGCGCACGGGGCCGACCCGATCGGGACGGGGCAGTCGTGCGTGGCGTACCTGACGCTCCAGCTCAGCACCGGCGCCATCGCGCACGTCCACGTGAACTGGCTTTCGCCGACGAAGGTACGGACCACCATGGTCGGCGGGTCCAAGCGGACGCTGGTGTGGGACGACCTCAACCCCTCCCAGCGGGTGGCGGTGTTCGACCGCGGCGTGGATCTGACGGCCCCGCAGGAGATCGGCGCGGACGAGCGCCGCGACATGCTCGTCTCCTACCGGACCGGCGACATGGTCGCGCCCGCGCTCGGCGAGAAGGAGGCGCTGCGCAGCATGGTCGAGGAGTTCGCCGCCGCGATCCGTACGGGCCGTCCGGCGCTGACCGACGGCCGGGCCGGCCTGAAGGTGCTGGACATCCTCGAAGCGGCCTCCCGGAGCCTGGAGTTCCGCGGCGCGGTCGTCGGACTGCGCACCGGGCGCTGA
- a CDS encoding DUF4082 domain-containing protein: MVATLVATVLSPASVAGAADPCGPTSNAVVCENSKPGTPMSDWFAPSAWGDIKGFSAQMSVQAGDTVQFKVQSPSPYRVSVYRLGHYGGNGARLLSTEAQAAQTYPANYAQGGNPKNCTTKASTGLVDCGNWPVTATWSVPSDAVSGLYIANFDQADGNGLMPYPFVVRNDSSHSDILVQTSDQTWQAYNNYGGQDLYDGGGPAPDGRAYEVSYNRPMDIGGENGIYGSEYQMISWLERNGYDVSYMSGIDMSVRGASLMQNHKVFMSSGHDEYWTQEQFTNALNARRAGQHQTYFAGNEIFWKTRLAPSIDGANTANRTLVCYKETKLSFPVPNGVPDPSGTWTGTFMDPASAANGRPYQPQNQLTGTLFTVNGYRADAITVPGAFARMRLWRNTTVANLTPSQTATFPTGTLGYEWDSDIEDAARPPGQIKMSSTTVDIEDGKYRLDYGNTYGNGTATHSLVAFRDQTSHALVFGTGTVQWSWGLTNMPTGNPDDAVVTEDKRMQQATVNVFADMGVQPKSLQGDLVPATASTDAIGPTVSVTSPASGATVPALRPVTVTGTAADSGGGVVARVEVSTDGGTTWKATTGVGTWSYTWTPTAPGSVQIKVRAVDDSVNIGAVTTVPLTVGPQQCPCTVWPAAAVPGTVNAGDGSSVELGVKIRTTAAGSITGVRFYKSPANTGTHTGSLWSSTGQRLATGTFTNETASGWQQLNFATPVPVKANTTYVASYFAPHGGYSFDNTFAAGSAGLAPLTALKSGTDGGNGVYRYSATGGFPNTAASGSNYWVDAVLDTSAASTTPPTVTSTSPQSAATGTQITASASATFSTAIDSDTLVFTLKDSGGANIPGTKVMGAANSATFTPSSELALNSTYTLSVQASDLWGNAMTAPVTWNFTTSPNPPTVTCPCTLWPNTATPTTANVVDDANSVELGTRFQSAVNGYVTGVTFYKGPGNTGAHTGSLWAADGTLLATGTFGSETLTGWQQLKFATPVPVTAGTSYVASYHAPNGNYSVDGGYFTGAHRSYPLVAPADGSGGANGLYKYGATTTFPSNTFGSVNYWVGPVFTTSPPAGVQSDGSTEVAGQ; the protein is encoded by the coding sequence GTGGTCGCCACCCTTGTGGCCACGGTTCTCTCACCGGCCTCGGTAGCCGGTGCCGCCGATCCCTGCGGTCCGACGTCGAACGCCGTCGTCTGCGAGAACTCCAAGCCGGGCACACCGATGTCGGACTGGTTCGCGCCCAGCGCCTGGGGCGACATCAAGGGCTTCAGTGCCCAGATGAGCGTCCAGGCCGGCGACACCGTGCAGTTCAAGGTCCAGTCCCCCTCGCCCTACCGCGTCTCGGTCTACCGGCTGGGCCACTACGGGGGCAACGGCGCCCGTCTGCTGTCGACGGAGGCTCAGGCCGCCCAGACCTACCCGGCCAACTACGCCCAGGGCGGGAACCCGAAGAACTGCACGACCAAGGCGTCGACCGGTCTGGTCGACTGCGGCAACTGGCCCGTGACGGCGACGTGGAGCGTGCCGTCCGACGCCGTCTCCGGCCTGTACATCGCCAACTTCGACCAGGCGGACGGCAACGGCCTGATGCCGTACCCGTTCGTCGTCCGCAACGACTCCAGCCACTCCGACATCCTGGTGCAGACGAGCGACCAGACCTGGCAGGCGTACAACAACTACGGCGGCCAGGACCTCTACGACGGCGGCGGTCCCGCACCGGACGGGCGTGCGTACGAGGTGAGTTACAACCGTCCGATGGACATCGGCGGGGAGAACGGGATCTACGGCTCCGAGTACCAGATGATCTCGTGGCTGGAGCGCAACGGGTACGACGTCAGCTACATGTCCGGGATCGACATGTCGGTGCGCGGCGCCTCCCTGATGCAGAACCACAAGGTGTTCATGTCCTCGGGGCACGACGAGTACTGGACGCAGGAGCAGTTCACCAATGCCCTGAACGCCCGGCGTGCCGGTCAGCACCAGACGTACTTCGCCGGGAACGAGATCTTCTGGAAGACCCGGCTGGCGCCGAGCATCGACGGCGCCAACACCGCCAACCGGACACTGGTCTGCTATAAGGAGACCAAGCTGTCCTTCCCGGTGCCCAACGGCGTTCCCGACCCGAGCGGTACCTGGACGGGCACCTTCATGGACCCGGCCAGCGCCGCCAACGGGCGTCCGTACCAGCCCCAGAACCAGCTGACCGGAACGCTGTTCACGGTGAACGGCTACCGGGCGGACGCGATCACCGTGCCGGGCGCGTTCGCCAGGATGCGGCTGTGGCGCAACACCACCGTCGCGAACCTGACCCCCTCGCAGACCGCGACCTTCCCGACCGGAACGCTCGGCTACGAGTGGGACTCCGACATCGAGGACGCGGCGCGGCCGCCGGGGCAGATCAAGATGTCCTCCACCACCGTGGACATCGAGGACGGCAAGTACCGGCTGGACTACGGCAACACCTACGGGAACGGCACCGCGACGCACAGCCTGGTCGCCTTCCGCGACCAGACCTCGCACGCACTGGTCTTCGGCACGGGCACGGTGCAGTGGTCGTGGGGCCTGACCAACATGCCGACGGGCAACCCGGACGACGCGGTGGTCACCGAGGACAAGCGGATGCAGCAGGCCACCGTCAACGTCTTCGCGGACATGGGGGTGCAGCCCAAGAGCCTGCAGGGCGATCTGGTCCCGGCCACCGCGTCCACCGACGCCATCGGGCCGACCGTCAGCGTGACGAGCCCCGCGTCCGGCGCCACCGTGCCGGCCCTGCGGCCCGTGACCGTCACCGGCACGGCGGCCGACAGCGGTGGCGGCGTGGTGGCCCGCGTGGAGGTCTCCACGGACGGCGGAACCACCTGGAAGGCGACCACCGGCGTCGGAACCTGGAGCTACACCTGGACGCCGACCGCTCCCGGCTCCGTGCAGATCAAGGTCCGTGCGGTGGACGACAGCGTCAACATCGGCGCCGTCACCACCGTGCCGCTGACCGTCGGCCCCCAGCAGTGCCCCTGCACCGTCTGGCCCGCGGCCGCGGTACCGGGGACCGTCAACGCGGGTGACGGCAGCTCGGTGGAGCTCGGCGTGAAGATCCGCACCACGGCGGCCGGTTCGATCACGGGGGTCCGCTTCTACAAGTCCCCGGCCAACACGGGCACGCACACCGGCAGCCTGTGGAGCTCCACCGGCCAGCGCCTGGCCACGGGCACGTTCACCAACGAGACGGCTTCGGGCTGGCAGCAGCTGAACTTCGCCACTCCGGTACCGGTCAAGGCGAACACCACGTACGTCGCCTCCTACTTCGCGCCGCACGGCGGGTACTCCTTCGACAACACCTTCGCCGCCGGCTCCGCGGGCCTCGCCCCGCTCACCGCACTCAAGAGCGGTACCGACGGCGGCAACGGCGTCTACCGCTACAGCGCGACGGGCGGCTTCCCGAACACGGCCGCGAGCGGCAGCAACTACTGGGTCGACGCGGTCCTGGACACCTCGGCCGCGAGCACCACACCGCCCACCGTCACCTCCACCTCGCCGCAGTCCGCGGCGACCGGCACACAGATCACGGCCTCGGCGTCGGCCACCTTCTCCACGGCCATCGACTCCGACACCCTGGTGTTCACCCTGAAGGACTCCGGGGGAGCCAACATCCCGGGTACGAAGGTGATGGGCGCGGCCAACAGCGCGACCTTCACGCCGTCCAGCGAACTCGCCCTGAACTCGACCTACACCCTGTCGGTCCAGGCGAGCGACCTGTGGGGCAACGCGATGACCGCACCGGTCACGTGGAACTTCACCACCAGCCCCAACCCGCCCACCGTGACCTGCCCCTGCACCCTCTGGCCGAACACCGCCACACCGACCACCGCCAACGTGGTGGACGACGCCAACTCCGTGGAGCTGGGCACCCGCTTCCAGTCCGCGGTGAACGGCTACGTCACCGGTGTCACCTTCTACAAGGGCCCCGGCAACACCGGTGCCCACACCGGCAGCCTCTGGGCCGCCGACGGCACCCTGCTCGCCACCGGCACCTTCGGCAGCGAGACCCTGACCGGCTGGCAGCAGCTCAAGTTCGCCACCCCTGTGCCCGTCACCGCCGGTACCTCGTACGTGGCCTCCTACCACGCGCCGAACGGCAACTACTCGGTGGACGGCGGCTACTTCACCGGAGCGCACCGCTCCTACCCGCTGGTCGCACCGGCCGACGGATCGGGCGGCGCCAACGGCCTCTACAAGTACGGCGCGACCACCACGTTCCCCTCGAACACCTTCGGCTCGGTGAACTACTGGGTCGGTCCCGTCTTCACCACCAGCCCGCCGGCCGGTGTCCAGTCGGACGGGTCCACGGAGGTGGCGGGTCAGTGA
- a CDS encoding DegT/DnrJ/EryC1/StrS family aminotransferase produces the protein MNQIPLVDLKAAHAEVAGELRAGFDRVLADTAFIGGEEVRAFEREYAQFAGAGHCVGVANGTDALELALRASGVGVGDEVVLPANTFIATAGAVARIGARPVLVDCLPDTLLMDPRAALDAVGKATRAVVPVHLYGQCAATAELAAGLPSHVRVVEDAAQSQGATRDGRSPGSGGIAATSFYPGKNLGAYGDAGAVVTDDEGRADLVRALANHGGVAKYRHDVAGFNSRLDGLQAVVLRAKLARLADGNAARRAAAARYDALLGDLAATGRLTLPVTAQGNVHVWHLYVVRVAAGTDRDAVVGKLNAEGIGAGVHYPAPVHLTPAFAHLGHGRGDFPHAEEAADRMLSLPLFPQITADQQQRVVDALSGALR, from the coding sequence ATGAACCAGATACCGCTCGTCGACCTGAAGGCGGCGCACGCCGAGGTCGCCGGGGAATTACGCGCCGGATTCGACCGCGTGCTGGCCGACACCGCCTTCATCGGCGGTGAGGAGGTCCGCGCGTTCGAGCGCGAGTACGCGCAATTCGCCGGGGCCGGGCACTGCGTGGGCGTCGCCAACGGCACCGACGCCCTCGAACTGGCCCTGCGCGCGAGCGGGGTCGGCGTCGGCGACGAGGTGGTGCTGCCCGCCAACACGTTCATCGCGACCGCGGGCGCCGTCGCCCGGATCGGTGCGCGGCCGGTCCTGGTCGACTGCCTGCCCGACACGCTGCTGATGGACCCGCGGGCCGCGCTGGACGCGGTCGGGAAGGCCACCCGGGCGGTGGTCCCGGTCCACCTGTACGGACAGTGCGCCGCCACCGCGGAGCTGGCCGCCGGGCTGCCGTCGCACGTCAGGGTCGTCGAGGACGCCGCGCAGAGCCAGGGCGCGACCCGGGACGGCCGCTCCCCCGGCAGCGGCGGGATCGCCGCGACCAGCTTCTACCCGGGCAAGAACCTGGGCGCGTACGGGGACGCGGGCGCGGTGGTGACCGACGACGAAGGACGCGCCGACCTGGTCCGGGCGCTGGCCAACCACGGCGGTGTCGCCAAGTACCGGCACGACGTGGCCGGGTTCAACAGCCGCCTGGACGGTCTGCAGGCCGTGGTCCTGCGGGCGAAGCTGGCCCGGCTGGCCGACGGGAACGCGGCCCGCCGGGCGGCCGCCGCCCGGTACGACGCGCTGCTGGGCGACCTGGCGGCCACCGGACGCCTCACCCTGCCCGTCACGGCGCAGGGCAACGTCCACGTGTGGCACCTGTACGTCGTACGGGTCGCCGCGGGCACGGACCGCGACGCCGTCGTCGGCAAGCTCAACGCGGAGGGCATCGGCGCGGGCGTGCACTATCCGGCCCCGGTCCACCTCACCCCGGCCTTTGCCCACCTCGGCCACGGCCGCGGTGATTTCCCGCACGCCGAGGAGGCCGCGGACCGGATGCTCTCCCTCCCGCTCTTCCCGCAGATCACCGCTGACCAACAGCAGCGGGTCGTGGACGCACTCAGCGGCGCCCTGCGCTGA